A part of Miscanthus floridulus cultivar M001 chromosome 6, ASM1932011v1, whole genome shotgun sequence genomic DNA contains:
- the LOC136455923 gene encoding phosphatidylinositol 4-kinase gamma 1-like, with the protein MAIAVGHFHDLKPPAVRDRHYSLYSVALLDRPLLNRDHRDHAAAAAGGGHTGLSQRRRSQSSPCFTTVVAPAGSEHADRSESKMPRVEIVAGRHARGVRELIAEAAAAIASGTRLVAAQSGLGGALLLEGSRAGEHVAVIKPLDDAATAAGSPPASGGGYESRTVLREVAAFLLDHDGFASVEPTALIKISRPATATTVASIQRFVAHEYDAGELGPSRFSVASVHRVGILDVRLLNIDRHAGNILVKNPASFQCAHGGSSTPPPLDLVPIDHGLCLPEQLDDPYFEWLHWPQSSLPFTDDELAYVASLDPFKDAETLRAELPSLKEPAIRILTVCTIFLKRAAAAGLCLADIGDMMTREFTAQQDGLSTLEALCKQVHDSVLPRLLPSFPHPSPDGDGVDEGTTVSGGRKHVSFSDLSFAEWVSFLERFEQLLPAALEAKKSAGLGMSSSSF; encoded by the coding sequence ATGGCAATCGCGGTCGGTCATTTCCACGACCTCAAGCCCCCCGCCGTGCGGGACCGGCACTACAGCCTCTACTCCGTCGCGCTGCTCGACAGGCCGCTGCTCAACAGGGATCATAGGgatcacgccgccgccgccgccggaggggGCCACACCGGCCTGTCCCAGCGGCGCCGGAGCCAGTCCTCCCCGTGCTTCACGACCGTCGTCGCGCCTGCCGGCTCGGAACACGCGGACCGGTCCGAGAGCAAGATGCCGCGCGTGGAGATCGTCGCGGGCCGCCACGCCCGCGGCGTGCGCGAGCTCATCGCGGAAGCCGCGGCCGCAATCGCGTCCGGGACCCGGCTTGTCGCCGCGCAGAGCGGCCTCGGCGGGGCGCTGCTGCTTGAAGGCAGCCGCGCTGGCGAGCACGTCGCGGTCATCAAGCCGCTCGACGACGCTGCGACCGCCGCTGGGTCGCCGCCGGCGAGCGGCGGTGGGTACGAGAGCAGGACCGTGCTGCGGGAGGTGGCCGCCTTCCTCCTCGACCACGACGGCTTCGCCAGTGTGGAGCCGACCGCGCTGATCAAGATCTCGCGCCCCGCGACGGCGACGACCGTGGCGTCGATCCAGCGCTTCGTGGCGCACGAGTACGACGCCGGCGAGCTGGGCCCGTCGCGGTTCTCGGTGGCCTCCGTGCACCGAGTCGGCATCCTCGACGTCCGCCTCCTCAACATCGACCGCCACGCCGGCAACATCCTCGTCAAGAACCCGGCGAGCTTCCAGTGCGCCCACGGCGGCtcatccacgccgccgccgctagaCCTCGTGCCgatcgaccacggcctctgcctgcCGGAGCAGCTCGACGACCCGTACTTCGAGTGGCTGCACTGGCCGCAGTCCTCCCTGCCCTTCACTGACGACGAGCTGGCGTACGTGGCGTCACTAGACCCGTTCAAGGACGCCGAGACGCTCCGCGCTGAGCTGCCGTCCCTGAAGGAGCCCGCCATCCGGATCCTCACCGTCTGCACCATCTTCCTGAAGCGCGCGGCCGCGGCGGGGCTCTGCCTCGCCGACATCGGCGACATGATGACCCGCGAGTTCACGGCTCAGCAGGATGGGCTGAGCACACTCGAGGCGCTGTGCAAGCAAGTGCACGACTCCGTCCTCCCACGTCTGCTGCCCTCCTTCCCACACCCCTCGCCCGACGGCGACGGCGTCGACGAGGGTACAACCGTCTCCGGCGGGCGGAAGCACGTGTCGTTCAGCGACCTGAGCTTCGCGGAGTGGGTGTCATTCTTGGAGAGGTTCGAGCAGCTGCTGCCGGCGGCGCTCGAGGCCAAGAAGAGCGCTGGGCTAgggatgtcgtcgtcgtcgttctgA
- the LOC136458061 gene encoding uncharacterized protein, which produces MPVSASPPAQPAAPPPPPPPAAPAPPEETEATAGSPSRASAVGTVNWGTATLVGVFAGLLYGGSREASASVSKDAEVMLKMGSTTDKREQYRLMRDAMEKRFIRVAKGSLVGGVRLGMFTANFFGIQNLLIDTRGVHDVFNIAAAGSATAAAFGLILPGSMMWRARNVLVGSALGAGICYPLGWVQLKLAEKANLEIANSKPSNDLTEGKGNQTRVGAAIERLEGSLKK; this is translated from the exons ATGCCCGTCTCGGCCTCTCCTCCTGCCCAGCCCGCGGCaccgccccctcctcctcctcccgctgcTCCTGCCCCTCCG GAGGAGACGGAGGCGACTGCCGGTTCACCTTCGAGGGCTTCAGCAGTGGGGACGGTGAACTGGGGAACGGCCACGCTCGTTGGGGTCTTCGCTGGGCTGCTATACGGCGGGAGCAGGGAGGCCTCCGCCTCCGTC AGTAAGGATGCTGAGGTGATGCTGAAGATGGGAAGCACCACTGACAAGCGTGAACAGTATAGATTGATGAGAGATGCCATGGAGAAAAGGTTCATCCGGGTTGCCAAAGGTTCACTAGTCGGGGGTGTTCGGCTAGGGATGTTTACTGCAAATTTCTTTGGTATACAGAACCTTCTTATCGATACTCGTGGAGTTCATGATGTATTCAACATTGCTGCAGCTGGCTCTGCTACTGCAGCTGCTTTTGGGCTTATAT TGCCAGGCTCAATGATGTGGCGTGCAAGGAATGTATTGGTGGGATCTGCTCTTGGTGCTGGCATCTGCTATCCACTTG GTTGGGTACAGTTGAAGCTGGCAGAAAAGGCCAACTTGGAGATTGCAAATTCTAAACCATCAAACGATTTGACAGAGGGAAAAGGAAATCAAACCCGAGTGGGTGCTGCTATCGAACGACTTGAGGGTAGTCTGAAGAAGTGA